From the genome of Vicia villosa cultivar HV-30 ecotype Madison, WI linkage group LG2, Vvil1.0, whole genome shotgun sequence, one region includes:
- the LOC131651936 gene encoding AT-rich interactive domain-containing protein 6-like yields the protein MSDTKESEEVSQSIPVNTEEAGHVIGENGSPNQASANQYLRDDHQMIIDNLAGLDSYLDREMHLEVQPDTAEETYVSDDKYVREEILSVDENVKPKVVLEDIPRENVQDTLHSVPVEVDDQILNTTECEAAASDGKVEAERLPQSSNGVENDDTACRNSVSDGDAETTGMEVDVKPEVCEAADSKTCDNELISSSHDNPMPSAANEPMPSSHNDHTTPQPAHAETGPEIKNVLEVEISKAGEEQAGEHADNGNSDSPQNMFFLDADHYYDGNESGTEEDQAVFMKELENFFRERSMEFKPPKFYGEGLNCLKLWRAVMRLGGYEKVTSCKLWRQVGESFKPPKTCTTVSWTFRGFYEKALLDYERHNIKGGELNVPIPSPPEPVIIENQALASGRARRYAAEQAMRGWHSQRLLGNGEVSDPIIKDRNLLSVQKREKQLKNINILKRKKPSYMDNAVKAARSKPSKPQLETAVVDIGPPADWVKVNVQKTKDCFEVYALVPGLLREEVRVQSDPAGRLVISGEPEHLNNPWGVTPFKKVVSLPSRIDPHQTSAVVTLHGQLFVRVPFEQSE from the exons ATGAGTGATACAAAAGAAAGCGAGGAAGTTAGCCAGAGCATTCCTGTTAATACAGAGGAAGCTGGCCATGTCATTGGTGAAAATGGAAGTCCAAACCAAGCTTCAGCTAATCAATATTTAAGAGATGACCATCAGATGATTATAGATAATCTGGCTGGCCTGGATTCCTATCTTGATCGAGAGATGCATCTCGAAGTTCAACCTGATACTGCAGAAGAAACTTATGTGTCAGATGATAAATATGTGAGGGAAGAAATTCTTTCCGTGGATGAAAATGTGAAACCCAAGGTTGTTTTGGAAGACATCCCACGAGAGAATGTTCAAGACACTCTTCACTCAGTCCCAGTTGAGGTTGATGATCAGATTCTGAATACAACTGAGTGTGAAGCTGCTGCTTCTGATGGGAAGGTGGAAGCCGAAAGACTTCCTCAGAGTAGTAATGGCGTTGAGAATGATGATACTGCGTGTCGAAATAGTGTTAGTGATGGTGATGCTGAAACGACAGGGATGGAGGTTGATGTGAAGCCTGAAGTTTGTGAAGCGGCTGATAGTAAAACTTGTGATAATGAACTTATATCGTCAAGTCATGATAATCCGATGCCTTCTGCTGCAAATGAACCTATGCCGTCAAGTCATAATGATCATACTACACCACAACCTGCCCATGCTGAAACAGGGCcagaaatcaagaatgttttaGAAGTTGAAATTAGTAAGGCCGGTGAAGAGCAAGCTGGTGAGCATGCAGATAATGGGAACTCAGATTCGCCGCAGAACATGTTTTTCTTGGATGCTGATCATTATTATGATGGTAATGAGTCGGGAACTGAAGAGGACCAAGCAGTTTTTATGAAGGAGCTCGAAAACTTCTTTAGGGAGAGGAGCATGGAATTCAAACCTCCCAAATTTTATGGGGAAGGACTTAATTGCCTTAA GTTATGGAGAGCTGTAATGAGATTGGGAGGCTATGAGAAG GTAACCTCATGTAAGTTGTGGCGGCAAGTGGGAGAGTCTTTCAAGCCTCCAAA GACATGCACCACAGTTTCCTGGACTTTCCGGGGATTTTATGAGAAG GCCCTTCTTGATTACGAAAGGCATAACATAAAAGGTGGCGAGCTGAATGTGCCTATCCCTTCTCCTCCAGAGCCTGTGATTATTGAAAATCAG GCTTTAGCATCAGGTAGAGCCCGGAGATATGCTGCTGAACAGGCTATGCGGGGTTGGCACTCACAACGTCTTCTTGGCAATGGTGAAGTTAGTGACCCTATTATAAAG GATAGGAATTTGTTGTCTGTGCAAAAGCGAGAAAAGCAACTTAAGAATATCA ATATACTTAAACGTAAGAAGCCATCTTATATGGATAATGCAGTCAAAGCAGCACGCAGTAAACCATCTAAACCACA GTTGGAAACAGCTGTGGTTGACATTGGACCTCCTGCTGATTGGGTAAAAGTCAACGTACAAAAAACT AAAGATTGTTTCGAGGTATATGCTTTAGTTCCTGGCCTTTTGCGGGAAGAG GTCCGAGTGCAATCAGACCCAGCAGGACGTTTGGTCATAAGTGGTGAGCCAGAACATCTAAATAATCCTTGGGGTGTGACACCTTTCAAAAAG GTTGTGAGTTTGCCCTCAAGAATTGATCCTCATCAGACATCAGCTGTGGTAACGTTGCATGGACAATTGTTTGTTCGTGTCCCATTTGAACAGTCAGAATAG